From one Lolium rigidum isolate FL_2022 chromosome 4, APGP_CSIRO_Lrig_0.1, whole genome shotgun sequence genomic stretch:
- the LOC124650054 gene encoding peroxidase 1-like, translated as MATRGVMVALLLAAVAASCATAQLQEKFYSESCPSVEEVVRKEMVRALSLAPSLAAPLLRMHFHDCFVRGCDGSVLLDSANKTAEKDALPNQTLRGFDFVERVKAAVEKACPDTVSCADVLTLIARDAVWLSKGPFWEVPLGRRDGSVSISNETDALPPPTANITVLTQLFAAKNLDIKDLVVLSAAHTIGTSHCFSFSDRLYNFTGRVNPSDIDPTLEPFYMAKLKSKCASLNDNTTLVEMDPGSFKTFDLDYFKLVSKRRGLFHSDGALLTDAFTRAYILRYATSAFKDEFFADFAVSMVKMGNTDVLTGSQGEIRKKCSVVNH; from the exons ATGGCGACGAGGGGTGTGATGGTTGCGCTGCTGCTCGCGGCGGTGGCTGCGTCGTGCGCGACGGCGCAGCTGCAGGAGAAGTTCTACAGTGAGTCGTGCCCCAGCGTGGAGGAGGTCGTCCGGAAGGAGATGGTCAGGGCGCTCTCCCTCGCGCCCAGCCTCGCCGCGCCGCTCCTCAGGATGCATTTCCATGACTGCTTCGTCAGG GGGTGCGACGGCTCGGTTCTGCTGGACTCGGCGAACAAGACGGCGGAGAAGGACGCGCTACCAAACCAGACGCTGCGCGGCTTCGACTTCGTGGAGAGGGTGAAGGCCGCCGTGGAGAAGGCCTGCCCCGACACCGTCTCCTGCGCCGACGTGCTCACGCTCATTGCCAGGGATGCTGTCTGGCTG AGCAAGGGGCCATTCTGGGAAGTTCCTTTGGGCCGGCGAGACGGCAGCGTGTCTATCTCCAACGAGACCGACGCACTGCCCCCTCCCACCGCTAACATCACCGTGCTCACCCAGCTCTTCGCCGCCAAGAACCTTGACATCAAGGACCTCGTCGTCCTCTCAG CCGCACACACGATCGGGACGTCTCACTGCTTCTCCTTCTCCGACCGTCTCTACAACTTCACCGGCAGGGTCAACCCCAGTGACATCGACCCCACGCTGGAGCCTTTCTACATGGCCAAGCTGAAGAGCAAGTGCGCCAGCCTCAACGACAACACAACACTCGTCGAGATGGACCCCGGGAGCTTCAAGACCTTCGACCTCGACTACTTCAAGCTCGTCAGCAAGCGGAGGGGCCTTTTCCACTCCGACGGCGCCCTCCTCACCGACGCCTTCACCCGCGCCTACATCCTGCGCTATGCCACCAGCGCATTCAAGGACGAGTTCTTCGCCGACTTTGCCGTCTCCATGGTAAAGATGGGCAACACCGACGTGCTCACTGGAAGCCAGGGCGAGATCAGGAAGAAGTGCTCCGTGGTGAATCATTAG